A window of the Brassica napus cultivar Da-Ae chromosome C5, Da-Ae, whole genome shotgun sequence genome harbors these coding sequences:
- the LOC106415519 gene encoding UPF0725 protein EMB2204-like, protein MSTNEPEQENRALEETGGNEDRDTPMITLDEIAVTTDDEYDVPGREMMSTDLRGDSSRRDHPCQFDGFDLPTVGPISSYRLRHFEHARYWHPSNKAFVKVYAQLGLHRYNFLEGTNYRFSLLQSYNRGMTSGAARYYLSLFADCPDSGRTLPFHALVSENRIGRLDISVHIARPRCSEEQPRLCRPTYTCSPLPRWPSSEMFAQRRFYTLNEHELRNTDWVRLYLDLAHSTCDRGMTDSQLSDFYIEQVAIRSLSDADPPRLDSKSVVVYMVYKDLAKDRLGEPCYRKAIIRRVYDESSRSLTFQGKHWSFSEEKEKKKKKKDKKRFALLKKRLGVCGAWRLGIDVYRKRGIRSSSTTR, encoded by the exons ATGTCGACCAACGAACCCGAGCAGGAGAACAGAGCCCTGGAAGAGACCGGAGGTAACGAGGATAGGGATACTCCAATGATTACGCTTGACGAGATTGCCGTCACTACCGATGATGAATACGACGTCCCCGGTCG GGAGATGATGAGTACCGATTTGCGAGGAGACTCTTCAAGGAGGGATCATCCCTGCCAATTTGAC ggttttgatttacCCACTGTTGGTCCAATCTCATCTTATCGGTTGAGACACTTTGAGCACGCGCGGTACTGGCACCCTTCAAATAAAGCGTTTGTTAAGGTTTATGCCCAGCTGGGACTTCATCGTTACAATTTTTTGGAG GGGACTAACTACCGGTTCTCTCTCTTACAAAGTTACAACAGGGGTATGACTTCCGGGGCTGCCCGGTACTACCTCTCCCTGTTTGCAGACTGTCCAGATTCTGGTCGTACGCTCCCTTTCCATGCGCTTGTTAGTGAAAACCGCATCGGTCGTCTGGATATCTCGGTCCACATAGCTAGACCCCGATGTTCAGAGGAGCAGCCTCGACTTTGCCGACCAACCTACACATGTAGTCCTCTGCCTCGCTGGCCCTCCTCAGAGATGTTTGCCCAGCGGCGTTTTTACACG TTGAATGAACACGAGCTGCGAAACACTGATTGGGTTCGTTTGTATTTGGATCTTGCACACAGTACCTGCGATAGGGGTATGACTGAC agccAACTCTCTGATTTCTACATTGAGCAAGTGGCCATTCGAAGTCTCAGTGATGCGGATCCGCCGAGACTCGACTCCAAGAGCGTTGTCGTCTACATGGTATACAAAGACTTGGCCAAGGATCGGCTTGGTGAGCCGTGTTACCGCAAAGCCATCATTAGACGGGTCTACGATGAGTCTTCACGATCATTGACTTTCCAAGGTAAGCATTGGAGCTTTTctgaggagaaggagaagaagaagaaaaaaaaagacaagaagagatTTGCACTGCTCAAGAAACGTTTAGGTGTTTGCGGAGCCTGGCGTTTGGGGATCGATGTCTACAGGAAACGTGGCATCCGCTCTTCTTCGACCACTCGTTAA